From a region of the Alosa sapidissima isolate fAloSap1 chromosome 9, fAloSap1.pri, whole genome shotgun sequence genome:
- the LOC121718211 gene encoding GTPase IMAP family member 4-like: MMATGGSSAQDDRRVVLLGKIGAGKSSLANRLLGGKAFKKEEAGLCVRRQGEHAGRKLTVVDTPGWDRVSVQRTPEHIKQEIIRSTSLCLPGPHALLLVLPISMDGDPPSANEMKSASHHVELLSPRAWRHTMVLFVCKDEMEKSVIDRHVQGAKKLTDKCEGRFFILERDNEVSHLLQKIEDIVEQNCGDFLIPQVYYEVFEKRMPSGIVEQSKMYERREEELKEKYKEKLQKMEAERDKALRRRGSFELLPPTMSDTSKIQHQDSEIEKIELQPLKQGYHEEFVTIPRYYIKMLMVIMAAVVGAFVGAIGGADKGALGSCTGMASGFLIGLLMGLLVIGVTKLVKGNTSLTLVFGGTDQNPQEKMQGPRDGSHSPKTCKKEKEQ; encoded by the exons ATGATGGCGACTGGTGGCTCTTCTGCACAGG ATGATCGGAGGGTTGTACTTTTGGGGAAGATAGGAGCTGGGAAGAGCTCCTTGGCCAACAGACTCCTGGGCGGCAAGGCTTTCAAGAAAGAAGAAGCAGGACTCTGTGTGCGGAGACAGGGAGAACATGCTGGAAGGAAACTGACTGTGGTGGACACACCTGGATGGGACAGGGTGTCTGTGCAACGCACACCTGAACACATCAAACAGGAGATCATACGAAGCACCTCACTTTGTCTACCAGGACCTCATGCCCTGCTCCTGGTTCTTCCCATATCCATGGATGGAGATCCTCCCTCAGCAAATGAGATGAAATCAGCCTCCCATCATGTAGAGCTGCTGTCACCCAGGGCCTGGAGACACACCATGGTGCTGTTTGTCTGTAAGGATGAGATGGAGAAGTCTGTCATTGATCGGCATGTGCAGGGTGCCAAGAAGCTCACTGACAAATGTGAAGGGAGGTTCTTCATACTGGAGAGAGACAATGAAGTCTCCCACCTGCTACAGAAGATAGAGGACATTGTAGAGCAGAACTGTGGAGATTTCCTGATACCCCAAGTCTACTACGAGGTGTTTGAGAAGAGAATGCCAAGTGGGATTGTAGAACAAAGCAAGAtgtatgagaggagagaggaggaactcAAGGAGAAGTATAAAGAGAAACTTCAGAAGATGGAGGCAGAAAGAGATAAGGCATTAAGAAGACGTGGAAGCTTTGAACTCTTACCACCGACCA TGTCTGACACAAGCAAAATCCAGCATCAGGATTCTGAGATAGAGAAGATTGAATTGCAACCTCTGAAACAGGGTTACCATGAGGAATTTGTAACAATTCCGAGATATTATATTAAGATGTTAATGGTCATAATGGCGGCTGTCGTGGGAGCATTTGTGGGGGCAATTGGGGGAGCAGATAAAGGAGCTCTGGGATCATGTACAGGGATGGCCAGTGGCTTTTTAATTGGCCTGTTAATGGGCTTATTGGTAATTGGAGTAACTAAGTTGGTAAAAGGTAACACCAGCTTAACTCTAGTCTTTGGAGGTACAGACCAGAATCCTCAAGAAAAAATGCAGGGTCCAAGGGACGGTTCACATTCTCCTAAAACATGTAAAAAGGAGAAAGAACAGTGA